The Arachis ipaensis cultivar K30076 chromosome B10, Araip1.1, whole genome shotgun sequence DNA window TCCAAGTTCAGCAATAACAATTTAAACCAAAATCCAACATTTATCATCAAACATTAATCAATTTTACATGCTTGTACATTCATCCCTATCTTATAGTTCACTAGCCTAAGTCTTcatagaacattatatattaaatacgtgaaacctaaaccatactgTTTATACCCTGGGCCGAGCTACATGATCCGGATTAATCGAAGACAAGAATGACCGACCTCACATAAAGGTTGGTCGACACCGACCTCTccctaaagagctcggccaacaTCTCCACAGAGGCCCAAGCAGGCCTAAATAGAGGGAGGCAGCCCACTCTAAAGGTGACTGGCCTAAAAGATAGGTGACctcgcccaaagataagataagataatcaaCTTATCTCAAAGAAAGGTCACtcaacactactataaatacactggagcccccaggtataactcacattctgattctacacaaaaacctgcctaaagcacgtgtTAACTTAAGaatcggagtctcttacaggtaccaccaccctccggtgatcaaggatcagcagcactaCCAGATCCAGCAAGTCGGACATGACAGCTCCGGCTACAACAGCAGATcttatccgagatcgaccttcagtttcaggtaaccctcggaatattggcACTGTCGCCAggaaacctggaagtcatcccatcatcatggaggacaaccttgacaacgatcgCAACTTTGGTTtggaggacagaacgccgcataAGAACATGGATACCACACCGAAGGATATACCTCAAAACAAGGGAGACAAACAACCCCCAAATACAGAAATTTTGGAGGCCATCCGTGAACAACAGAATCACCTTAAACAGCTAGAACAAGAAGCCGACCGATAGCGGGAGGCTAAGCGACATCTCCGAAGAGAAACCAGGAGGCGTCGAGAGTTGGAAGGTAAGCTCCTCAAACTTGAGGCAAACTTCAAAACAAAAGCTACTCGGTCCAATCGCGAAGATAGCCCCTGCAAGGACCAAAACCCATTCAtaaaggaaatcatgaaagctaaagtctcAAAAGACTttaaagctcctgacatgactCCCTACGATGGTATGTCCGACCCAagtcatcatctcagcaacttcagaagttgGATGTATCTTAcagatgcctcagatgcaattcGTTGTAAAGCCTTCCTGACTACCTTGACCAaaacagcaataaagtggttcgacagcttgccgCCAAGGTCAATTACAAGCTTCGATGACCTCGCCAAGAAGTTCCTGgctaggttctccatccagaaggataaaaccAAGCACGTTCCAAGCCTGctagggatcaaacaaggagatcggaagAGCCTCCGCAgttatatggaaagattcaataaagcatgctTTGACATACAGAATCTCCCAATAGAAGCAGCAATTATGGGACTTATCAATGGTCtgcgagaaggaccctttagctaCTCTAAATCTAAAAAACACCCAACATCTCTGAATGAGGTACAAGAGTGGACAGAAAActacatcaatatggaggagaactctcgattaggagaaacttTAAAATCAGGATTTTCCTACCCAcctcgggataaggataaagagtccaggaaaaaagaagaccaaccTAATGAGAAACCTAGAAAGTACTACAACTACACCCCTCTTTGGGTGTCCCTTGTAGATGATTAccgagagatatgcaacactgagaagatcctacCGCCTCGCCCGATTAAACACAAAAAAGGAGGAAGTCGGAcagagtattgcgaataccaccgaatctacgGGCATCTTACCAACGCCTGCTTCGACCTAAAAAATGTTATAGAAAAATTGGCACGAGAAGGGCGACTATATCGGTTCTTGGCCAATAAAGCGGATGAatcgagaaagagaagaaaggatGGAGAGGttggacgagttgaacgtccagctcacacccctgagagacatgtccatatgataaatggaggattcacaggaggagggatctctaagccATCCCGCAAGAGATACCTTAAAGAGGTGTATCATGTCGGAGAAGGGGGTGAGtcacccgacctccccactattaccttcaccTGAGAAGACGCCACAGGTATCATCCCGGGGCATGAtgaccccatggtcattaccatcatactcaccaacgctaatctccaccgaACGTtggtagaccaagggagctccgcagATATCCTATTCAAATCCGCTTTCGACAAGCTCGGTCTACAAGAGAAAGATCTCAGAGCTTATCCAAATAGCTTGTTCGGACTCGGAGATGCCCCAATCC harbors:
- the LOC107620535 gene encoding uncharacterized protein LOC107620535; protein product: MKAKVSKDFKAPDMTPYDGMSDPSHHLSNFRSWMYLTDASDAIRCKAFLTTLTKTAIKWFDSLPPRSITSFDDLAKKFLARFSIQKDKTKHVPSLLGIKQGDRKSLRSYMERFNKACFDIQNLPIEAAIMGLINGLREGPFSYSKSKKHPTSLNEVQEWTENYINMEENSRLGETLKSGFSYPPRDKDKESRKKEDQPNEKPRKYYNYTPLWVSLVDDYREICNTEKILPPRPIKHKKGGSRTEYCEYHRIYGHLTNACFDLKNVIEKLAREGRLYRFLANKADESRKRRKDGEVPPPIPVTKDQVAPPAPRTKPCFNT